One region of Eupeodes corollae chromosome 1, idEupCoro1.1, whole genome shotgun sequence genomic DNA includes:
- the LOC129939052 gene encoding uncharacterized protein LOC129939052, with protein MDRDTLTPMMEEKYSDSAMFHSSPLSPTASTSTTFDINEYTVSTGENSPINGTTKTMTIVDGRFFRMIPDKCVMNTTVATCVKCEPRYIEIKGNVNSSSNFLCHLKRKHGREAVLEYTEYLHSKKRCRRGQASNASEGARQVQIKVRQIQEQLDMKILKFIVNSMVPMATVTNSYFLEIFKHFNVNERDLRAFNREVLNTKLVSLYKNVSEKLQQDLKSAIEVFFVANVWKWQEKRSLVTMAHWIDGEMKRQSAVLMIKQLPPIDCRYDSLEHNLMKNREDFNICQSIRINSSSGASCDLLKAFLAYGIGKHSIADSFQEVDDEITMENDILLPLSPSFCTCNVQVLRNFASFDIIKMISNCKMLANLHGRVMQKCNILWSHPDANDILEEITGNTLAKPSVKSWISLYTALGEVLTIQDKSVEIFQAFETKDYLSVVDFVYIEEHLACTKPLADALAILEDPKHSLYGSLLPTLLALRRHLIKLSRREWQYCGPLVAAIANMVNEKFQKFYNFADHEAVNAAIAAFSHPEFKNRWLSCVDMNFQTNLLNAFKEAVEKEIPQTQPQDTKTGALNAQSRSDFFDFGSENEVIEPMPSKAVVDMQVLNYFNYSSRTLDSLEHFPAIYAVFMKYNSPLSSFTIAEQMVDHDILQKVLMTDGVRDKYLEMTIWLKANNHLF; from the coding sequence atggacaGAGACACTTTGACTCCGATGATGGAGGAAAAATACAGTGATTCAGCGATGTTTCATTCATCGCCGTTGTCGCCCACTGCTTCAACTTCAACTACATTTGATATCAACGAATACACTGTGTCGACGGGTGAGAACTCACCCATAAATGGCACCACGAAAACCATGACTATTGTGGATGGACGTTTTTTTAGAATGATTCCGGATAAATGTGTCATGAATACAACAGTGGCGACGTGTGTTAAATGTGAGCCGCGCTACATTGAAATCAAAGGTAATGTTAATTCATCATCGAATtttctatgccatctaaagcgAAAACATGGAAGGGAAGCTGTGTTAGAATACACCGAGTATTTACATTCGAAAAAAAGATGCAGACGTGGTCAAGCATCGAATGCTTCCGAAGGTGCTCGTCAGGTGCAGATTAAAGTAAGACAAATTCAAGAACAATTGgatatgaaaattttgaaattcattgtTAATTCAATGGTGCCAATGGCAACCGTTACAAATTCGTATTTCCTAGAAATTTTCAAACACTTTAACGTAAATGAACGGGATCTGAGGGCTTTTAATCGTGaagttttgaatacaaaacttGTATCATTGTACAAAAATGTTTCGGAGAAACTGCAGCAAGATCTGAAATCAGCAATTGAGGTTTTCTTTGTTGCAAATGTATGGAAGTGGCAAGAAAAGAGGAGTCTAGTTACAATGGCACATTGGATAGATGGCGAAATGAAGAGGCAATCGGCAGTTTTAATGATTAAACAACTTCCACCCATCGATTGTCGATACGACTCTTTGGAACATAATCTCATGAAGAATAGAGAAGATTTTAACATATGTCAAAGTATAAGAATTAATTCTTCTTCAGGCGCGAGCTGTGATCTTTTGAAGGCGTTTCTTGCATATGGAATTGGCAAACACTCAATAGCTGATAGTTTTCAGGAAGTCGATGATGAAATCACTATGGAAAATGACATTCTTCTGCCACTAAGTCCATCTTTTTGTACGTGTAATGTCCAGGTTTTGCGTAACTTTGCTTCGTttgatattattaaaatgatatCGAACTGTAAGATGTTGGCTAACTTACATGGCAGAGTTATGCAAAAATGCAACATTCTTTGGAGTCATCCAGATGCAAATGACATTCTAGAAGAGATTACAGGTAATACACTAGCAAAGCCTTCGGTAAAAAGCTGGATTTCATTGTACACTGCCCTTGGAGAAGTTCTTACGATACAGGATAAAAGTGTGGAGATTTTTCAAGCTTTCGAGACCAAAGACTATCTAAGTGTTGTAGATTTTGTATACATTGAAGAGCATTTAGCGTGCACGAAACCCCTGGCAGATGCTTTGGCTATCTTGGAAGATCCTAAACACAGTCTATATGGTTCGCTGTTGCCCACACTTCTAGCACTgcgaaggcatttgataaaattgtcCAGAAGGGAATGGCAATATTGTGGTCCTTTAGTTGCAGCTATTGCAAATATGGTCAATGAGAAGTTCCAGAAGTTCTACAATTTCGCAGACCACGAAGCTGTTAATGCAGCAATCGCCGCATTTTCCCATCCAGAATTCAAAAACAGATGGCTCTCCTGTGTTGATATGAATTTCCAGACAAATTTACTAAACGCATTCAAGGAAGCTGTTGAAAAGGAAATCCCACAAACTCAGCCACAAGACACAAAAACCGGAGCTCTCAATGCTCAATCGCGTTCGGATTTTTTTGATTTCGGTTCAGAAAATGAAGTTATCGAACCAATGCCATCGAAAGCTGTTGTGGATATgcaagttttgaattatttcaatTACTCAAGCAGAACTTTGGATAGTCTAGAACATTTTCCAGCGATTTATGCggtttttatgaaatataattcTCCATTATCATCGTTTACGATTGCAGAGCAAATGGTCGATCATGATATTTTGCAGAAAGTCTTGATGACAGATGGAGTTAGAGATAAATATTTGGAAATGACAATTTGGCTCAAAGCtaataatcatttattttaa